A genomic stretch from Shewanella sediminis HAW-EB3 includes:
- a CDS encoding NAD(P)H-dependent oxidoreductase encodes MNILVLTAHPDLSTSTANRKWFEALSDVDGIITRDLTAVGGPEMRFNPSVEQALLEQVDRVVLQFPFYWYSSPPVLKAWLDQVLLFGFAYGPDGKNLRGKELVLAISTGGPAESFQPGAFNSFTMSEFLTPFQQTALMTGMSYLPPFVLHSAMSRDQTNLNASVPALISHVTSTRLNYNAKLPDAESRQ; translated from the coding sequence ATGAACATCCTTGTGTTAACCGCTCATCCTGATCTTTCTACCTCCACCGCCAATCGAAAGTGGTTTGAAGCCCTGTCAGATGTTGATGGGATCATCACCCGCGACCTGACGGCCGTAGGGGGGCCTGAAATGCGCTTTAATCCATCTGTTGAGCAAGCGCTTCTTGAGCAGGTCGATCGTGTGGTGTTGCAGTTCCCGTTCTATTGGTACTCTTCACCGCCGGTCCTCAAGGCATGGCTCGATCAGGTGCTACTCTTTGGTTTTGCCTATGGCCCCGATGGTAAAAATCTTCGGGGAAAGGAGTTGGTGCTTGCAATCTCCACCGGAGGTCCGGCCGAAAGCTTTCAACCTGGTGCATTCAACAGCTTTACCATGTCTGAATTTCTGACGCCCTTTCAGCAGACCGCGCTTATGACCGGTATGAGCTACTTGCCGCCATTTGTACTTCATAGCGCGATGAGCAGAGACCAAACCAATCTCAATGCCAGTGTTCCTGCGTTGATTTCCCATGTGACCAGTACCCGACTTAACTACAACGCCAAACTGCCAGATGCTGAATCACGGCAGTGA
- a CDS encoding LysR family transcriptional regulator — MRLPLSTLEVFNAIACQKSLRGAARELGVKPSTVSHQLKKLEEQLGTALFIRTTRAISLTEAGRALARSTGPAFEQLGEGLYSAQTAGHDERGSLKLAIPEFAYFLLVRNKLATFQKNYPEIEVELSMTDAMSDILDEGLHAGFRLGGLIAQDMVAVNLSDPLKTAVVASPEYLETHGVPCNPRDLLNHNCLRYRFPSSGQLAPWIFTGPDNAYPVEVRGNLIANSSPATIDLALQGLGLTFTFRDYCTDALADGKLVEVLTEHQAPLPSMNIYFPKEYRAMMPLRLFIEHLKNGR, encoded by the coding sequence ATGCGCCTACCCCTTTCCACCCTTGAAGTATTCAACGCCATTGCGTGCCAAAAGAGCCTGCGCGGTGCGGCCCGAGAGCTCGGGGTTAAGCCTTCAACCGTGAGCCATCAATTAAAAAAGCTGGAAGAACAGCTCGGCACCGCGCTGTTTATCCGAACAACCCGTGCAATTAGCCTAACCGAGGCTGGACGGGCACTGGCCCGCAGCACCGGACCCGCCTTCGAGCAGCTAGGCGAAGGTTTGTACAGTGCGCAAACCGCAGGGCATGATGAGCGTGGTTCCCTGAAGCTCGCAATACCCGAGTTTGCTTACTTTCTGCTGGTTCGAAACAAACTTGCTACGTTTCAGAAAAATTACCCAGAGATCGAGGTTGAATTGTCTATGACCGATGCTATGTCGGATATTCTGGATGAGGGCTTACACGCTGGCTTCCGCCTTGGTGGATTGATTGCACAGGACATGGTTGCGGTCAACCTGAGCGATCCACTGAAAACAGCTGTGGTGGCGAGCCCTGAATACCTTGAGACACATGGTGTTCCATGCAACCCGAGGGATCTGTTGAATCACAACTGCCTTCGCTATCGGTTTCCAAGTTCAGGACAATTAGCGCCTTGGATCTTCACCGGGCCAGATAACGCCTATCCGGTCGAAGTTCGCGGCAACCTGATTGCCAATTCATCACCTGCCACGATCGATCTGGCACTTCAGGGGCTTGGGCTGACCTTTACCTTTCGTGATTACTGCACCGATGCCTTGGCAGATGGAAAGTTAGTGGAGGTCCTGACTGAGCATCAGGCCCCTTTACCAAGCATGAATATCTATTTCCCAAAGGAGTATCGAGCCATGATGCCACTTCGATTGTTCATCGAACATCTGAAAAATGGGCGTTGA
- a CDS encoding GrpB family protein has protein sequence MGVDGTKADKNQDTKIVREYGTHINALGINAVKIEHIGSTAVIGLTAKPVVDILIEVSNLKEFNTANEKLVLQWFGN, from the coding sequence ATGGGCGTTGATGGTACTAAAGCCGATAAGAATCAAGATACAAAAATAGTGAGGGAATACGGCACTCATATCAATGCGCTTGGTATCAATGCCGTTAAGATCGAGCATATTGGCAGTACAGCTGTCATTGGATTAACAGCTAAGCCTGTTGTTGATATTCTAATTGAGGTTAGCAACCTTAAGGAATTCAATACTGCAAATGAAAAACTAGTTCTCCAGTGGTTTGGCAACTAG
- a CDS encoding Lcl domain-containing protein → MTFTRQHSTASVRIASVSIASLLAIALSGCGGDSSEADDTQLPPTVPPAVTPVDNSAPVANAGIDQTVMSAVVVTLDASGSSDADGDTLNYQWTFISLPDGSVAALNGASSANPSFSADIDGSYVIALTVSDGTDSSVDTVTVTAAATDTNNTPVANAGVDRGVTTGSSITLDGSASSDVDGDALTYSWTLDSVQVGSSASLNSAGTVSPEFTADTDGDYQVSLVVSDGSETSLADSVTISSTSSGTTPVSRSYAIVDTNQNQCYDSTSGGATSCIGNGYDADYSGNQPSYTLSDDGLIVTDNITGLIWQQSSDINGDGSLTSDDKLYQSDTVSYCENLTYGGRNDWRLPSIKESYSLIQFSGKDPSGYQGTDTSALTPFIDEIFDWAFGDLASGERIIDGQFASSTQYVSTTMNADATTFGVNFVDGRIKGYPSERLPFYVRCVSGNTDYGVNAFSDNGDLTVNDDATGLMWQQDDSDSVNWEDAVAQCEAATTASHTDWRLPDAKELQSIVDYSRSPDTHNQAAIDPIFNASSFNNEAGEDDWGFYWASSTHATYNDNGSSATYVSFGRALGYMNGNIMDVHGAGAQRSNNKTAVSSTPGAGSSTGVNGTFYYHGPQGDILRDNNKVRCVRDSEPSEDVVASEGYTLFSPMQSTDTYLIDQQTNTLHSWQSDYRPGLSVYLMESGELLRPGVINNKPTTFSGQTGGSAGVIEVLDWNSDVIWSTSLATDSYLSHHDVEVLPNGNILAIVWEAKTAEEALALGRTSVFDDTLWADAVYEICRAGEQSSCTDGEIVWRWSIWDHVVQDVDSSITQTYVTDIGEHTDKVDLNFFNGSGSADWTHVNSVDYDSATDQILISVHNFSEYWVIDHSGASQGIVSRVGNPSAHGGDGEQTLFVQHDAQFIESGTPGDGNILVFNNGANRPEGNYSSVDEFCFQGEDCTPGELVNSYSEGVSGEFYADHISGAQRLENGNTLVCEGTEGRLFEYNASHEVVWEYQYGSEIFKATHYRSDYSGLAELNE, encoded by the coding sequence ATGACGTTCACCAGACAACACTCTACTGCATCTGTAAGGATTGCCTCTGTGAGCATTGCATCGCTATTAGCTATCGCGCTGAGTGGCTGTGGTGGCGACTCCAGCGAGGCTGATGACACTCAGCTTCCCCCCACCGTTCCTCCCGCAGTCACTCCCGTAGATAATAGTGCGCCAGTGGCTAACGCAGGTATCGACCAAACGGTTATGTCAGCTGTAGTCGTCACCCTGGACGCCAGTGGCAGTAGTGATGCCGATGGTGACACCTTAAACTACCAATGGACATTTATCTCTTTGCCCGATGGCAGCGTTGCCGCCCTCAATGGTGCCAGCAGCGCAAATCCTAGCTTTAGCGCTGACATAGATGGCAGCTATGTTATTGCATTAACCGTATCGGATGGCACAGACAGCAGTGTCGACACCGTTACCGTTACCGCAGCGGCGACGGACACTAACAATACGCCCGTGGCCAATGCCGGAGTCGACAGAGGCGTCACAACAGGGTCCAGTATTACGCTCGATGGCAGCGCCAGCTCGGACGTCGATGGTGATGCCCTCACCTACAGCTGGACATTAGATTCAGTCCAGGTTGGCAGCAGTGCCAGCCTGAACAGTGCAGGCACGGTGAGCCCTGAGTTTACCGCCGATACCGATGGCGACTATCAGGTATCTTTAGTTGTCAGTGATGGCAGTGAGACCAGCCTGGCCGATTCGGTGACCATTAGCAGCACCAGCAGCGGCACGACACCTGTCAGTCGAAGCTATGCCATCGTCGATACCAATCAAAACCAGTGCTACGACTCAACATCCGGGGGCGCCACCAGCTGTATAGGCAACGGCTATGACGCCGACTATAGCGGTAACCAGCCCAGTTATACCCTCAGCGATGACGGGTTAATCGTTACCGACAATATTACCGGCCTTATCTGGCAGCAGAGCAGTGATATCAATGGTGACGGTTCACTGACCAGCGATGACAAGCTTTATCAGAGTGACACAGTAAGCTACTGCGAAAATTTAACCTATGGTGGACGCAATGACTGGCGTCTGCCCAGCATCAAAGAGTCATACTCCTTGATCCAATTCAGCGGCAAAGACCCAAGCGGCTACCAGGGCACGGATACCTCAGCGTTAACCCCTTTCATCGATGAAATATTCGATTGGGCTTTCGGTGATCTAGCCAGTGGCGAGCGGATCATCGACGGCCAGTTTGCCTCCAGCACTCAGTATGTCAGTACGACCATGAACGCCGACGCCACCACATTTGGGGTTAACTTCGTCGATGGTCGCATCAAGGGCTACCCCAGCGAGAGATTACCCTTCTATGTGCGCTGTGTCAGCGGCAACACAGATTATGGCGTCAATGCGTTCAGTGATAATGGCGATCTGACAGTCAATGACGATGCCACCGGTTTGATGTGGCAGCAAGATGATAGCGACTCAGTGAATTGGGAGGATGCGGTAGCGCAATGTGAAGCGGCGACCACCGCCTCACACACAGACTGGAGACTGCCTGATGCAAAGGAGCTGCAGAGCATAGTAGATTACAGCCGCTCACCGGACACCCATAACCAGGCAGCCATAGATCCGATATTTAATGCCAGCTCGTTTAACAATGAAGCCGGTGAAGATGACTGGGGTTTTTATTGGGCATCGAGTACCCATGCCACCTATAACGATAATGGCAGCAGTGCCACCTATGTCTCATTTGGCCGCGCCCTGGGCTATATGAATGGCAATATCATGGACGTACACGGCGCGGGTGCTCAGCGCAGTAACAATAAAACGGCGGTCTCCTCCACTCCGGGGGCAGGATCGAGCACCGGCGTCAACGGCACCTTCTATTACCACGGGCCTCAGGGCGATATCTTGCGGGATAACAACAAGGTCAGGTGTGTACGCGATAGTGAGCCGAGCGAAGATGTAGTAGCTAGTGAAGGCTACACCCTGTTTTCGCCGATGCAATCGACCGACACTTACCTGATAGACCAGCAAACTAACACGCTGCATAGCTGGCAGAGCGACTACCGCCCTGGCCTGTCGGTCTACCTTATGGAAAGCGGCGAACTGTTACGACCGGGCGTGATAAACAATAAACCCACCACATTTTCGGGGCAAACCGGCGGCAGCGCCGGTGTCATCGAGGTTTTGGACTGGAATAGCGATGTTATTTGGAGCACCAGTCTGGCCACCGACAGCTATCTGAGCCATCACGATGTTGAGGTTCTGCCTAACGGCAATATTCTGGCCATTGTCTGGGAGGCTAAAACCGCCGAAGAGGCGCTGGCGCTGGGCAGAACCAGTGTATTCGATGACACCCTGTGGGCCGACGCGGTCTATGAAATATGTCGGGCCGGTGAACAGAGCAGCTGCACCGACGGTGAGATTGTCTGGCGCTGGAGTATCTGGGATCATGTCGTCCAGGATGTAGATAGCAGCATTACCCAGACTTATGTTACCGATATCGGTGAGCATACCGATAAGGTTGATCTGAACTTCTTTAACGGCTCAGGCTCCGCCGACTGGACCCATGTTAACTCGGTCGACTACGACAGCGCTACCGACCAAATATTGATAAGCGTGCATAACTTCAGTGAGTACTGGGTCATCGACCATAGCGGTGCCAGCCAAGGTATAGTGAGCCGGGTCGGCAATCCCTCGGCCCATGGAGGCGACGGCGAGCAAACTCTGTTTGTTCAGCATGACGCCCAATTTATTGAATCAGGTACACCCGGTGATGGCAATATTTTGGTCTTTAACAATGGCGCCAACCGACCCGAGGGCAATTACTCCTCCGTAGACGAATTTTGTTTTCAGGGAGAGGACTGCACACCCGGTGAGCTGGTGAATAGTTATAGCGAAGGCGTTTCCGGCGAGTTTTATGCCGACCATATCTCGGGGGCGCAGCGACTTGAGAACGGCAATACCCTGGTTTGTGAAGGCACAGAGGGACGCTTGTTTGAATATAATGCCAGTCATGAAGTCGTGTGGGAATATCAATATGGCTCAGAGATATTTAAGGCGACACATTACAGGAGTGATTATTCTGGATTGGCAGAGCTGAATGAGTAG
- a CDS encoding ATP-binding protein has protein sequence MMKFKIKHKLFLAIITANIFIVLGIYILSSLSFSSSFREYLDANREKELAPMVDAVAREYQNQQDWHWLRERGRSTWRTLIETYYVPRNSNPDRAQFRPQAANGERPPRPRPDNRPLIRQENRPVDRRAPQPGLAHDAPRPRPPVIFIADKDHRLLLGREDKLDTVNWIAITLENQTVGYLGYHRTTHITSQLDQLFVDKLTTNLIWIVIFVIIISALIALIQSRFFVKPIIKLSNAAHKISKGEFTTRITVSSDDEIGELCQDFNRLATSLDRNLKARQQWIADISHELRTPVAILQGELEALQDGIRDYSAESVNSLYQEVKRLAFLINDLHELSMSDIGALSYRFENVDLIEILDQVIESKKESIDSAGFSIEQICEQDELILKGDEHRLNQLFLNLLNNSLAYSDPNGMVKVAVKTEGPNVIISWSDTAPGVTEEQLTKLFDRLYRTESSRNRNSGGSGIGLSIAKNIVEAHNGTITARPSSLDGVRFDITLPLK, from the coding sequence ATGATGAAGTTTAAGATTAAGCACAAGTTATTTTTAGCCATCATCACGGCTAATATCTTTATCGTGCTTGGCATCTACATTCTCAGTAGCCTCTCATTCAGCAGCAGTTTTCGTGAATACCTGGATGCAAACCGGGAGAAAGAGTTAGCTCCCATGGTCGACGCTGTGGCCAGAGAGTACCAGAATCAGCAGGATTGGCATTGGCTACGGGAACGAGGCCGTTCTACCTGGCGAACGCTTATCGAAACCTATTATGTGCCGAGAAACAGCAACCCTGACCGGGCACAATTTCGGCCACAAGCAGCAAATGGTGAGCGTCCGCCACGGCCAAGGCCGGATAATAGGCCCCTTATCAGACAAGAGAACAGACCCGTTGACCGAAGAGCCCCACAACCCGGTTTAGCCCATGATGCCCCCCGCCCCAGACCACCGGTCATTTTTATCGCCGACAAAGATCATCGACTGCTGCTGGGCCGGGAAGATAAACTTGATACCGTCAACTGGATAGCCATCACGCTGGAGAACCAAACGGTAGGATACCTGGGCTACCATAGAACTACCCATATCACCTCGCAGCTTGACCAATTGTTTGTCGATAAGTTAACGACCAATTTAATCTGGATTGTTATCTTCGTCATAATAATTTCGGCGCTTATCGCCCTGATCCAGAGCCGATTTTTCGTTAAACCTATTATTAAACTCAGCAATGCCGCCCATAAGATCAGTAAAGGCGAGTTTACCACTCGCATCACAGTGTCGAGCGATGATGAGATTGGCGAGCTATGTCAGGACTTTAATCGTCTGGCAACGTCTTTGGATCGTAACTTGAAAGCCCGTCAGCAGTGGATAGCCGATATCTCCCACGAGCTCAGAACCCCCGTCGCCATCTTGCAGGGGGAGTTAGAAGCACTTCAGGATGGTATTCGCGACTACTCGGCCGAGTCGGTCAACTCCCTCTACCAAGAGGTTAAGCGTTTAGCATTTCTGATTAATGACCTGCATGAGTTGTCTATGTCAGACATTGGCGCGCTGAGTTATCGCTTCGAAAATGTCGATCTCATTGAGATTTTAGACCAGGTTATCGAGAGTAAAAAAGAGAGCATAGATAGTGCCGGGTTTAGCATCGAACAGATCTGTGAACAGGATGAATTGATACTTAAGGGCGATGAGCACCGCCTGAATCAACTGTTCCTCAATCTGCTCAATAATAGTCTGGCCTATAGCGATCCCAATGGCATGGTCAAGGTGGCAGTTAAAACAGAGGGGCCGAACGTTATCATCAGCTGGAGCGATACAGCACCGGGAGTGACAGAAGAGCAGCTGACTAAACTGTTTGATCGCCTCTATCGCACCGAATCATCACGAAATCGAAATTCGGGCGGTTCGGGTATAGGCTTATCCATAGCGAAGAACATCGTCGAGGCGCATAACGGCACCATTACCGCCAGGCCTTCAAGCTTAGATGGCGTGAGGTTCGATATCACGCTTCCGCTCAAATAA
- a CDS encoding response regulator: MNREAAKQILIVEDELKLAQLLADYLCDSSFEPHQLHRGDEVLGWLASHPCDLILLDLMLPGLDGLEVCKQIRQHSNIPIIMITARVEEIDRLLGLELGADDYICKPFSPREVVARVKAVIRRVVNQTSSNTNDIQLDGIRLDEEGFKVSKSGFQCELTKVEFYLFHAMFKQPGRIFSRDQLMDIIYDDRHVVSDRTIDSHIKKVRKKIASIGIEESAVHSVYGAGYKYE; encoded by the coding sequence ATGAACAGAGAAGCAGCGAAACAAATTTTGATTGTTGAAGACGAATTGAAACTAGCGCAGCTGTTGGCCGACTACCTTTGTGACTCATCCTTCGAGCCCCATCAACTCCATCGCGGCGATGAGGTACTGGGGTGGCTGGCCAGTCACCCCTGCGATCTGATCTTGTTAGACCTTATGCTTCCCGGGCTCGATGGTTTGGAGGTGTGTAAACAGATCCGGCAGCATTCAAACATCCCCATCATAATGATCACGGCCCGCGTAGAGGAGATTGACCGCTTGCTCGGCCTGGAGCTTGGGGCAGATGACTACATCTGTAAGCCCTTTAGCCCGCGTGAAGTGGTGGCTAGAGTCAAAGCTGTGATACGCAGAGTCGTCAATCAGACATCTTCTAACACTAACGATATTCAACTCGATGGTATTCGACTCGATGAAGAGGGCTTTAAAGTCTCTAAGTCCGGCTTCCAATGTGAACTGACTAAGGTCGAGTTTTACCTGTTTCATGCGATGTTTAAACAACCGGGACGAATATTCTCAAGGGATCAGTTGATGGACATCATCTACGATGACCGCCACGTCGTCAGCGACAGAACCATAGACAGCCACATTAAGAAGGTACGTAAGAAAATCGCCTCTATCGGCATAGAGGAGAGCGCCGTTCACTCTGTATATGGCGCGGGCTATAAATATGAGTAA
- a CDS encoding LysR family transcriptional regulator, with amino-acid sequence MRLKTTLDQWLTLYEIDRAGSIQAAATALNKSHTTLIYSVKKLEAQLGVSLVEIKGRRAVLSDDGKALLRRADSMLEQARELEEISTQLAKGIESEITIAIDHLCDRSWLYQPMADFLAQNSSTSIQVVETSLSKTTQMVTDELADISIVTLPVTNYPCEAFGIVTMLPVVAKSHPLAAKQPLCSADFTTTSQIVVRDLGGTLKQVVKQEAKQGAQQEAKQDVGWLRSRQRITVDNFDHAWQAVEQGAGFCRLPEHLLSSRSMDNVVILKVDNAQRYQVPMHLTLPKGAKTGPAAKCLYRLLMESKKLRSKV; translated from the coding sequence ATGAGATTGAAAACCACACTGGATCAGTGGCTAACCCTGTATGAAATTGACCGAGCTGGCAGTATTCAGGCCGCTGCGACAGCATTGAACAAGAGCCACACCACGCTAATCTATTCGGTCAAAAAGCTTGAAGCGCAGTTAGGTGTCTCTCTTGTGGAGATAAAGGGTCGCCGTGCGGTACTGAGTGACGATGGAAAGGCGCTCCTTCGCCGGGCAGATTCGATGTTAGAGCAGGCGAGGGAGCTCGAAGAGATAAGTACGCAACTTGCTAAAGGGATCGAGTCGGAGATCACCATCGCCATCGATCACCTCTGCGATCGCAGCTGGTTATATCAACCTATGGCGGATTTCCTGGCACAAAACAGCAGTACCTCCATTCAAGTGGTCGAGACCTCACTGTCTAAAACAACACAGATGGTGACCGATGAACTGGCCGACATCTCTATTGTTACCCTGCCTGTCACTAACTATCCATGTGAGGCCTTCGGTATTGTGACTATGCTCCCCGTGGTGGCCAAAAGCCATCCGCTGGCAGCCAAGCAGCCCCTCTGTTCGGCGGACTTCACCACCACAAGCCAAATCGTTGTCAGAGATTTAGGCGGCACACTTAAGCAAGTTGTAAAGCAAGAGGCAAAACAGGGTGCGCAACAAGAGGCAAAACAAGATGTGGGTTGGCTCAGGTCCCGACAGCGTATTACGGTGGATAATTTCGACCACGCCTGGCAGGCCGTAGAGCAGGGCGCTGGTTTTTGCCGCCTGCCGGAGCACCTCTTAAGCAGCAGAAGCATGGATAATGTCGTTATCTTAAAAGTAGATAATGCCCAGCGCTATCAGGTGCCTATGCACTTAACCTTGCCGAAAGGCGCCAAAACCGGCCCCGCCGCAAAGTGTCTGTACCGGCTGTTGATGGAGAGTAAAAAGCTTAGGTCGAAGGTGTAA
- a CDS encoding monooxygenase, whose amino-acid sequence MQKLLQVDFGFNGPFGDEMATMLAGLAESINHEPGMIWKIWTENEAKQLGGGVYLFEDEASAQAYLEMHTARLSKMGISGIRGLIFDVNQTLSKVNHAPLAQKKAQK is encoded by the coding sequence ATGCAAAAGTTACTACAGGTCGATTTTGGTTTTAATGGCCCTTTTGGAGATGAGATGGCGACCATGCTTGCCGGTTTAGCCGAGTCAATTAACCATGAGCCAGGAATGATTTGGAAGATATGGACCGAAAATGAAGCTAAGCAGCTCGGCGGTGGAGTGTATCTGTTTGAAGATGAAGCGAGTGCACAGGCCTATCTGGAGATGCATACGGCTCGTTTAAGTAAGATGGGGATATCAGGTATCAGAGGGCTAATTTTCGATGTAAACCAGACGCTATCTAAGGTTAACCACGCGCCACTAGCGCAGAAGAAGGCGCAGAAGTAA
- the lpxM gene encoding lauroyl-Kdo(2)-lipid IV(A) myristoyltransferase (LpxM is lauroyl-Kdo(2)-lipid IV(A) myristoyltransferase, an enzyme characterized in Escherichia coli and involved in biosynthesis of the form of lipid A found in that species and some closely related species.) has product MSRKPKYFDRRFKAELLHPKYWSTWFGILILVIFGLMPAWLRDPLARLLAKLVMTIAKKPISIARINVTACFPDKTPTEIEALLKDNIENFVMILLAQSELLVRSNANLRRRVKLVGFEHVESARAAGQPVIFIMPHVWGIEYAGLRLNLDLPMVSMAKAHRNGLFDWFNNRMRSSLGGNIYMREAGIRALLSELKNNNSFFYLPDEDLGPDKSVFAPFLGTVKATLPVVGRLAQAGNAQVMPVKIGYNQQTRQFELTVMPAIEPDEMKGKENEAIALNKAVEQVILAYPEQYMWFLKVLKTRPEGEAPLY; this is encoded by the coding sequence TTGTCAAGAAAGCCTAAGTATTTTGATCGTAGGTTCAAAGCTGAACTACTTCATCCCAAATATTGGTCAACCTGGTTTGGGATCCTGATATTAGTTATCTTTGGTTTGATGCCGGCCTGGCTTCGCGACCCATTGGCCCGTTTACTCGCTAAACTGGTGATGACGATTGCAAAGAAACCCATATCGATTGCTCGAATCAATGTCACAGCCTGCTTCCCTGATAAAACACCCACTGAGATAGAAGCATTACTCAAAGATAATATTGAAAACTTTGTCATGATCCTGCTGGCTCAATCTGAGCTGCTGGTACGCTCTAACGCTAACCTGCGTCGCAGGGTCAAGTTGGTGGGGTTTGAGCATGTTGAGAGTGCACGAGCGGCCGGTCAACCGGTGATATTTATCATGCCTCATGTATGGGGCATCGAATATGCGGGCCTTAGGCTCAACCTCGACCTGCCTATGGTGAGCATGGCCAAGGCGCATCGTAATGGCCTGTTTGACTGGTTTAACAACCGTATGCGTAGCAGCCTTGGTGGCAACATCTATATGCGCGAGGCGGGGATCCGGGCACTCTTGTCTGAGCTTAAAAACAATAACAGCTTCTTCTATCTTCCCGATGAAGATTTAGGGCCGGATAAAAGCGTCTTTGCCCCTTTCTTGGGCACGGTTAAGGCGACACTGCCCGTTGTCGGGCGTCTGGCCCAGGCCGGTAATGCTCAGGTGATGCCGGTAAAAATCGGCTATAACCAGCAGACTCGTCAATTTGAGTTAACGGTCATGCCAGCCATCGAGCCCGATGAGATGAAGGGTAAAGAGAACGAAGCGATTGCCCTGAACAAGGCCGTTGAGCAGGTGATCTTAGCTTATCCTGAGCAGTATATGTGGTTCCTGAAGGTGTTGAAGACACGCCCCGAGGGTGAAGCGCCACTGTATTGA
- the ihfA gene encoding integration host factor subunit alpha, protein MALTKAEMAEHLFETLGINKRVAKEMVETFFEEIRQALESGEQVKLSGFGNFDLRDKNQRPGRNPKTGEDIPISARRVVTFRPGQKLKSRVEEANAKK, encoded by the coding sequence ATGGCACTTACCAAAGCCGAAATGGCAGAGCATCTTTTTGAAACGCTAGGAATTAACAAGCGTGTAGCTAAGGAGATGGTAGAGACGTTTTTCGAAGAAATTCGTCAAGCACTCGAAAGTGGTGAGCAGGTCAAGTTATCTGGCTTTGGCAACTTTGACCTTAGAGATAAGAATCAAAGACCGGGAAGGAACCCGAAAACAGGCGAAGATATCCCTATCTCAGCTCGCCGAGTCGTAACTTTCCGACCTGGACAAAAGCTTAAGAGCCGAGTCGAAGAGGCAAACGCGAAAAAATAA